The genomic interval TCCCTTCGAGCTGATCCAGGCGATTGTTCACTTCGGCAATTTTTTCTTGCACGAACTTATCATCAAGCTGTTGTCCGAACAGCTTCGGGAACGTGGCCCGCATCGGTGGCTCAAGGTAGAGATCATGGAAACGAGTGAAGGCACGAACTTTCGCACGGCCTTCAGCATCTTTCGGTAAGAGCGGCTTCTCGGGGAATTTTTCCTCCAGGTATTCGTTAATGAGTTCCGACTCTGCGATGAGCTGACCGTTATCGAGCAGCAGCGCGGGCACTTTTCCCAGCGGATTCACTTTCTTGTAATCTGCTGAGCCTAAGCCACCTGGTACATCGACAAGCTCGACGTTTAATCCTTTTTCATAGATGGCAATACGACTCTTGGCCGCAAAGTTGCTCAATGCCAGATTGTATAGCTTCATAGCGATACCCCCTCAAAGTGTATTTGCCTTCGGCGACTATTGAGCACTGAGAGGGCGAAGTCAAGGATGGAATACGAAAAATTCCCTGTTTAGAGAAAATCCAGTGCGCACAAGTGTTGGTAAAATGCGTCTCGGTTATGCGCATGTTCGCCGCTGTAGCG from Deltaproteobacteria bacterium carries:
- a CDS encoding glutathione S-transferase family protein — translated: MKLYNLALSNFAAKSRIAIYEKGLNVELVDVPGGLGSADYKKVNPLGKVPALLLDNGQLIAESELINEYLEEKFPEKPLLPKDAEGRAKVRAFTRFHDLYLEPPMRATFPKLFGQQLDDKFVQEKIAEVNNRLDQLEGMIGSPCAAGSSFTLADCALAPTMFFLTTFLPQFGSKLPTEGRPKIAAWWTAVQAHPSAKKALDEQRAALAAMMKK